Sequence from the Halobaculum rubrum genome:
CCGTCGACGGCGGTGGCCCCATCCTGTGGCAGCACCTGTTCTGGTTCTTCGGCCACCCCGAGGTGTACATCCTCGTGCTCCCGCCGATGGGGATCGTGAGCTACGTGCTCCCGCGGTTCGCCGGGCGGAAGCTGTTCGGGTTCAAGTTCGTCGTCTACTCCACGCTCGCGATCGGGGTGCTCTCCTTCGGCGTCTGGGCACACCACATGTTCGCGACGGGGATCGACCCGCGGCTGCGCGCCTCGTTCATGGCTGTCTCGTTGGCCATCGCGATACCATCCGCGGTGAAGACGTTCAACTGGATCACGACGATGTGGAACGGGAAGATCCGCCTCACGGCGCCGATGCTGTTCTGTATCGGCTTCGTGAGTAACTTCATCATCGGCGGCGTGACTGGCGTGTTCCTCGCGTCCATCCCCGTCGACCTCGTGCTCCACGACACCTACTACGTCGTCGGCCACTTCCACTACGTCGTGATGGGCGCCATCACCTTCGCCGGGATGGCCGGGATCTACTACTGGTTCCCGCTCATCACCGGTCGCTGGTACCAGCGTCGGCTCGCGAAGGCGCACTTCTGGCTGTGGATGATCGGCACGAACATCACGTTCTTCGCGATGGTGCTGCTCGGCTACGGCGGCATGCCGCGCCGGTACGCGACGTACCTCCCGAAGTTCGCGACGCTGCACCAGATCGCGTCGCTCGGGGCGCTCCTGCTCCTCGTCGGCGGCATCATCTGGGTGTACAACGTCTTCGTCTCGTGGATGGAGGGCACCCGCGTCGAGTCGGGCGACCCGTGGAAGCTCGACGAGACGGACCTCAACACCGCCGAGTGGGACTGGTTCGACGCGAAGCGTGAGACCGCGCTGGCGGCGACCGACGGCGGCGAGGAAGTGACGACCGACGGCGGGCGGGAGATCGAGGGCGACGACGACGCAGCCGAGTAAGCGACGCGTTCGCGCCGGCCGCGACGGCGGGGCTTTTGTTCGCGCGGCCCCGAGCGGGGGTATGAGCGACAAGGACCTCCTCGGATTCGTGCTCGGCGGCATCGCCCTGCTCATGTTCGCGACCGGCCTGATCCTCGTATTACAGTGACGGCGCCCCGAAACGACGCGACCGAGGACGACCGGGCACGAGGCGAACGGTTCGACGGACCGCGGCTGGTGATCGTCCTCTACGTCCTCCTCACGGCCGTCGGCGGCGTCGGCGGCGTACTCGTCGCCACGTTCGTCGACGGCCTCACCGCGCCCGCGCTGTACGCGGTGATCCCCCTGCCGCCGACGGCGCTGGGGTTCGGAGTGTACGGCGCCGTCACGATCGCGACGGTCCTCGGGATCCCGCTCGCGCTCGTGGTGTACGTCTCGCGGCGGATCGACGATCCGAACGCGGTCGACGAGTGAGGAGACTACACTCGAACGGCTGGTGACGACGCCGGAAGGCGGAACGAGACTCGCAGCGTCGCCGGCGGCGAAAGGACTAATCCCTACCCGGGAGTGGTGCGGTGTATGTATCATGCAGTACTCGGTGTCGACGAAGACGAGGAGCACGCACGCGCCACCGCAAAGGAGATCGTAAACCTGCCGGGCGACGGAAGCGAAACCGAGGTCACGATCGTCCACGTCTTTCAGGACAACCCCAGCGGCGCCTCCGCGACGCAGGTCGCGTCCGTCCGCGCGGCGCAGAAGATCCTCGAGAACGCGGGGATCACCGTCGACGTGACCGAGTCCAGCGGCGACCCCGCGGACGCGATCATCGAAGTGAGCGAGGAGGCGGACGCGGACCTGATCGTCGTCGGCGGGCGCAAGCGCTCGCCGGCGGGCAAGGCGCTGTTCGGGTCGGTGACCCAGACGGTCATCCTCAACGGCGGCTGTCCGGTGATGGTGACCGGCGTCATCGACGACGAGTAACGCACCGAGACGGGCACGTCGCGGTCCGCGGACGCCGCGACCGGCCCACACACGTATACTCACACAGCCTGTAGCGACCGCTGTGCGATGCGGGTCAGGCTGATCGCGTTCGTCGCCATCGTCGTGTTCGCCCTCTTGGCCAGCGTCGCGGTCGACCCGTCGACGCCCGGAACGGGATTGGACCCGGCCCCTGAGCGTCTGTATGCGCCCGAAGGGACCGGCGATCACCTCTGGCCGTACACCAGTCGCACGCGGTCGGTCGACGGGCGGACGCTGGGGTGATCCGTCGACCGCGTCAGGCGACCGACCCGCCGACGTCCGGACGGGTCGTTCCGTCGGCCTCGGTGCGGGCGTCGGCGTAGCCGCCGGCCCACAGCCGCGCGGCCACGACCTGCGCGTAGAAGAACACGAACGCCCCGACGACCACGCCGAGGATCGGGATACCGTTCAACACGCCGACGAGCACGCTCGCCGCGAGGAAGACGACGAGCGAGAACACCCACGCGGTCGCGTACGCCCCGCTGAGGACGACCGGCTTGAGGATATCGAGGTCGAACGCCGCGCCGACGCGCCGTTCGTCGGCGAAGGCGACGACCGCGGCCACGGCCACGTAGCCGAAGACGAGCGAGAGAAGGACCGTGAGCAGCCCGCCGATAACGAACCCGGCGATCCCGGTGGCTGTGCCGCCTCTCGTCCCCGTCGCGATAGCGACGAGCGAGCCGCCGACGGTCACCCCACCCACGATCCCGGGGATCAGCATGTACACCGCGCCGACGAGGACCGCCTTCGCGCCGTCGACGACGAGCTCCTCCCAGTCGCCGAACGTCGGCGGCCGGGGATCGCCCTCCAGCGAGTGTCGGATGACGCGAACGACGTAGCCGTACACCGGCAGCAACGGGAGCAGCAGGAATCCGAAGACCGACAGGACCCCGCCGATGAGGATCGTGGTCACCCAGTCGTCGTGTTCGGTCGGGTACGTGATCGCGTCGCTGATCTGTGGCATGATCGGCCGACAGTTCGGCTTGAATGTCCTTAGTAAAGCGCAAAATACGGGAGTACGGAGGCGGTACCGTCCCGAATACGGCGACCGGGTCAGTCGTCGCCGAACGCGTCCGCAACCAGATCGGCGACGGCGGCCGGCGACTGGTACCCGGTCTCGATCCCCGCCCGCCGACCGTCGGCGACGCACACCACCGCGGGCGCCACGTCGACCTCGAACCGTTCGCGAACGGTCGGTACCGCCTCGCCGTCGACGCCCGCGACGGCCACGTCGTCGGGGAGCAGACCGAGGGTCTCCTCGAGCTCGGCTTTCATCGACTCACACGGGTCACACCGGAGGCGCCAGACGAACACGACCGCGCGGTCGTTCGCGTCGAGGAACGACTCGACCTCGTCGTCCTCGAGTTCGCGCATCACCTGCGGGACGGGTGTCGCGGGCGCGATATCGACGACGAGGGACGCCATCGTCGCGCGTTCGAGGGAGTCGGGCACCGGCTCGTCCTCGTCCTCGAAGTGCGCGCGAAGCGAGAGATACGCGACGAACTCCTCGCGGGTGACGCCCTCCTCGTCGATCCTGCGGACCGCCTCCGAGTAGTCGAGGCCGAACGCGTCGGCGACGGCCTCCGTGAACTCCTGTTCGGGCAGGTCGCCGTAGCTTTGCTCGTACAGGTCGATGATGTCGTGAAGCGCCGCGGAGATCCGGAGCGTGCCGTCGTCGTCCTCGCGGATCGCGCCGACCTCGATGAGCCGATCGAGCATGGCTTCGGGGTCGGGCTGGTCGACCGGCGGACCGGGATTGGAGTTGGCGTTCATTCTCAGACACCCAGATACCGCTCGCGGGTTTGCTCGTCGTCGCGCAGTTCATCGGAACTGCCGGCGAACACGATGCTTCCCTGGTCGATGACGTACGCGCGATCCGCGATGTTCATCGCCGCCACGGCGTTCTGTTCGACGAGCAGGATCGTCGTCCCGGCCTCGGCGATCCGCTCGATCGCCGCCGCGACCGTCTCGATGATCTGCGGTGCCAGCCCCTCGTAGGGTTCGTCGAGCATCAACAGGTCAGTGTCCTGCTTCAGCGCACGGGCGATCGCGAGCATCTGCTGTTCGCCGCCCGAGAGCGTTCCGGCCTTCTGTGATTCGCGCTCCTCCAGCCGTGGGAACACCTCGTACACTTCCTCGGTGGACATGCCGGGGTGGTCCATCGAGACGTCGCGCCCGACGATGTTCGACCAGTTGCGCGCCACGTCGGACAGATGGAGGTTCTCTCCGACCGTGAGGTTCGGGAAGACGCGGCGCTCTTCGGGTACCAGCGAGATACCGAGCGAGGAGATGTCCTCGGTCGTTCGGTCGGTGATCTCGTCGCCCTTGAACCGGACGGCGCCGTCGCGAACGTCCGGCGGGCGAGCGCCGGCGATCGACCGCAGCGTCGTCGTCTTGCCCGCGCCGTTGCGCCCCAGCAGCGCACACACCTCGCCCTCCTCGACGTGCAACGAGAGGTCCCGGAGGATGTGACTCTGGCCGTAGTAGGCGTCGACGTCCTCGACGGAGAGGATGTGGCCGCCCTCGGCGGCCGCGGCGGTCGCGCGCGCGGCGTGATCGTCGGCGACCTCGGTGGCCGCAGCGTCGGCGACGGCCTCCGCAGCGTCCTCGGGCGTGTCCTCGGCCGGCCCGGAGGCGTCGGAGCTCACAGCTCCACCCCCCCGAGGTACGCCTCCTGGACCTCCTCGCTTTCCTGTACCTGTTCGGGAGTGCCGTCGGCGATGACCTGCCCACGATTCAACACGAGGATGCGGTCGGCGATTTGGAAGATGATCTCCATGTCGTGTTCGACGATGAGGATGGTGAGGTCGAGTTCGTCCTGGAGCTGCTCCACGAGGTCCACGGTCGCGGCGGTCTCGTCCGGCGACATGCCGGCGGTCGGTTCGTCCATCAGCAACAGGTCCGGCTCGGACGCCAGCGCGATCGCGATCTCCAGGCGACGCTTGTCGCCGTACGGGAGGCTCGCGGCCTCGACGTCGGCGTCCCCGAGCAGTTCGACGGACTCCAGCATGCGGTCCGTGATCTCGTGGACCCCGTCGAACCCCGACAGCCGCTTGAGGAAGTCGAAGCTGAACGAGCCGTGTTCGGCCGCGATCGCCGAGATCTCGACGTTCTCCCGGACGGTCATCTCGGGGAAGATCGACGCCGTCTGGAACGACTTCGAGACGCCCGCCTGCACCGTCTCGTGCGGTTCCAGGTCCGTGATGTCCTCTCCGGAGAACTCCACGCTTCCGGCCGTCGGTTCGAGCGCGCCCGTGATGCAGTTGATGAGCGTCGACTTGCCGGCCCCGTTGGGCCCGATGACCGCGCGGGTCTCGCCGGAGTCGACCTCGAAGCTCACCTCGTCGACCGCGACGAGGCCGCCGAACTGTTTCGTGAGCCCGTCCGTGCGGAGAAGGCTCATTCGTGCTCACCTCCGTCGGCCGCGGCGGATTCCTCGCTGCCCCCGCCGAGGAGGCGCGAGCCCAGATCGGAGAACGCGCCGTAGATGCCCCGCGGGAACACCCACACGATGAACACGAACACGGCGCCGAGCACGAACCGCCACAACGACCCGATCGAGCCGACCACCGGCAGGGTGACGCCGGAGATGACGTTCGCGACGTACTCGAACACGAGCGCGCCGAACACCGGTCCGACGAGGCTGCCGGTGCCGCCGAGAACGGTCATGATGACGAAGTCGCCCGACTGGATCCAGTACAGCCCCGTCGTCGGGTGGATGTACTGCTCGTGGATGACGAACATCGCGCCGCCCACGCCCGCGAACACGGCGGAGATGACGAACGCCATCAGCTTGTAGCGGAACACGTTGAGCCCGACGAACTCGACGCGCTCCTCGTTCTCGCCCAGCGCCTCGAAGATGAGGCCGTACGGCGAGTTGATGATCCGGTTTGCGACCCAGACTGCGATGAGCATCACGACCGCCGCGAACGCGTACATCACCGTGTACGAGTCGAAGACCGGGATCAGTTGGGCGTCCAGCGGGATCGCCCCGACGAACAGTCCGTGTGCCTCGATCCCCGAGAAGCCGTTGTCGCCGTTGGTGAGCCACGCACCCGGGCCGAGCGCGTAGAAGTACAGCGCCTGTCCGAACGTCAGCGTCAGGACGGCGAAGTACACGCCCGAGCGACGGATCGACACGAACCCGATCGGCCACGCGAGCAGCGTCGCCACGATCGTCCCGACGATCACCATGAGGATCGGGCTCGGGACGACCTGGCTGAACAGCGCCGCGGAGTACGCCGCCGAGCCGAAGAAGGCCGCATGGCCGAACGACAGCAGGCCGGTGTACCCCAGCAGGAGGTTGAAGCCGATGACGATGATGCCGTAGATGAGCACCAGCGACGGCAGCCCGGAGTAGCCGCCGATGGAGATGCCGATCACCTCGCCGATCGCACCGAGGACGTCGATCAGCAGGAACGGGAACACGACCAGCGCCGCCGCCATCGCGACGACGACGAAGTCGTCGCGGTCGCGCAGCCCGGCCAGCGCGGAGCCGCCGGAGCCGCCCGCGGTCCCCTCGGTCACGGTGCCGCCGTCGGGCACCACATCGGTTCCACCGTCGGAGCGGTCGCCGCTCATTCGCCCACCTCCCCCGAGCCGAACAGTCCCTCGGGACGGAAGACGAGCATGAGCGCGACGAACAGGTAGAGGACGATCTGCGCCCACTGACTGTACGTCTGTGTCATCGCCGAGATGATGAGCCCCAACACCAGCCCGCCGGCGATGGCCCCGCGAACGGAGCCGGCGCCGCCGACGACGATGGTGAGGAACGCCGGCAACAGCGCCTGGTCGGTTCCGATCTGTGGGCTGAGCGTCTGGATGGACGCGCCGATGAGGCCCGCGAACGCGGCGAGGGCCGCGCCGAGAGCGAACACGAGGCTGTACGAGCGGTTGATCGGGATCCCGAGGATTCGGACCATCTCGGAGTCGTGGGTGCCCGCCTGGACGACGAGCCCGAAGTCCGTCCGCTCGATTGCCAGCCACGTCGCCGCGATGACGACGAACGCGATCACGATGATGAACAGCCGCCACGAGGGAAACAGTCCGACCACCGGGAGGTTCACCGGCTGGGAGACGTTGACCCCGAATATCGTCTGTGGCGCGATCGACTGAAAGGTGTTCCCGCCGATCACGTTCTTGATGGTCTCCTCGACGATCAGCGCGAGCCCGAACGTCACGAGGAGCTGGTCCGTCTCCGGACGATCGTAGAACGGCTCGGCGACGAACCGTTCCATGAGAAGCCCGACGCCGAACCCGACGATCGGGACGACGATCAGCGCGGCGAGAAACCCACCCTCGAACCCGATCGTCGTGATTCCGGAACTGTACAACAGCCCGTTCGTGAGGGCCGTCTCCTGAAACACGATCAGTCCCGTGTACGCGCCGACGAGATAGAGCGCGCCGTGCGCGAGGTTCAGGAACTCCATCGTCCCCAGGATGATCGTGAGGCCGATACCCAACAGCGCGTATATCGCGCCCTGCTGGAGGCCGTTGAGGAGTATCGATGCGATGTCTAGCTGTAAAGGCAACATTATTGATCGTGTACGTTCAGTGTGTCGGTCCGCTTGATAGTAGTTGTCGATGGTGTCATTCGTTGACGGGATCCGCTGGTCGACCGAAGAAAGTACCGATGTGACGGCCGGGGCCGTCGCGTCGGTCGTTACTCGTCGCCGTACTCGCCCAACTCACACTCGGCCGCGGGACCGGCGTCGCACGCGTACCCGAGCTTGTCGCGGGAGGTCTGGTTGACTACCTCAAGCAGCCGGTCTTCCGTCTGCTCTCCGGACGGTAGCCCGCGCGTTACGAGCACGTCTCGCTGGCCCTGATGATCGCACTTGCGCAGGGTCTCCGAGCCGAGCCCGGCGTTGTCGTACTCGTACCCCTCCATGGCGCGGATGACCTCCGGCGGGTAGAACGTTCCGGCCCGTTCGGCGGCCGCGGCGTACTGCATCGTCTGCGTGTACGCGATCCGCGCGGCGTAGCTGGGTGCGCGGTCGTGCTCCGCACGGTACTCCTCGACGAACGCTTGACTGGGGCTGTTGTCCAGCTGCCAGCTCCAGTCGACCGTGCCGAAGATCCCGCCGATGGAGTCCGCCGCAGCCTCGGCCATCAGGCGGTTGTACAGCGGAACGACGATCTCCATGTCCTGGTCGAGGCCGGCCTCGAGCGCCTGCGGGAGGGAGTTCGCCGCGTCCAGCCCGTAGTGGTTGAGCACGAGCACGTCCGTCTCGTCGCGGGGCACGTCCGAGAGGTACGACGAGTAGTCGGAGGTGCCCAGCGGCGTCGCGACCGACTCGAGCTGGCTCCAGTTACCCACCTCGGTGAAGAACTTCTCCATCGACGCCTGCTGGGTCTGCCCCCACGAGTAGTCGGCGTACAGCTGGTAGAAGTTCAGGTCCTCACCGTACTCCTCGGAGAGCACGGGCGCGAGGGCCTGTCCGGTCATGTACGCGTTGAACATCTCCCGGAAGGAGTAACGGACACACTCCGGTCCGGTCGTGTCGTTCGAGTGGGTGACGCAACACTGGAACTGGACCTTCTCCTCTTGACACAGCCCCTGGACGGCGATAGCGACCGCCGACGAGGATCCGCCGGAGATCATGACCGCGTTGTCGCGGTCGATCATCCGCTGGGCGGACTGTCGTGCGGTGTCCGGGTTCGTCGCCGTGTCACCTTCGACGGACGTGACGGTCTTGCCGAGGACGCCGTCCCCGGAGAGGTCCGACCAGGTGTCGGCCCAGCCGCCGCCGTTGTTCAGGTGGTCGACCGCGAGGTTGTAGCCGCGCAGTTCGTCGGCACCCTCCTGGGAGTACGATCCCGACTGCGGAACGTTGAAGCCGAAGACGACCTCGTCGCCCTCGACCGGGTAGTTCCCGAGGGAGGGATACTCCGAATCGCCGCCGCCGCCGCCGCCGGCACAACCGGCCAGTCCTGTCAATCCTGCGGCGCCGGCCGCTCCGGACGCCTTGAGCACGTCACGTCTGCTGAGTGCGGTGGTCTCTCGCGCCATGGCCGGATCGGCGGATGCAACCTTAATGAACGTTCCGCCATATCTCCTTAAATTATGTTAATATTGATAATATGTGTT
This genomic interval carries:
- a CDS encoding cbb3-type cytochrome c oxidase subunit I; the protein is MGAFLLGVAAFLARVEDWRSYTPLGTGGGAVGESGYGHSEKPAGLIRWFTTVDHKDIGLLYGAYATLAFVVGGLMVVLMRAELTTPATDVLGSATFYNSLLTSHGITMLFLFGTPIIAAFSNYLIPLIIGADDMAFPRINAIAFWLLPPAALLIWAGFFPLPEVIPAQTAWTMYTPLSAGVGNGNQANVGVDLMLLGLHLSGVSATMGAINFIATIFTERAEEVTWANLDIFSWTVLTQSGLILFAFPLLGSALVMLLLDRNFATTFFAVDGGGPILWQHLFWFFGHPEVYILVLPPMGIVSYVLPRFAGRKLFGFKFVVYSTLAIGVLSFGVWAHHMFATGIDPRLRASFMAVSLAIAIPSAVKTFNWITTMWNGKIRLTAPMLFCIGFVSNFIIGGVTGVFLASIPVDLVLHDTYYVVGHFHYVVMGAITFAGMAGIYYWFPLITGRWYQRRLAKAHFWLWMIGTNITFFAMVLLGYGGMPRRYATYLPKFATLHQIASLGALLLLVGGIIWVYNVFVSWMEGTRVESGDPWKLDETDLNTAEWDWFDAKRETALAATDGGEEVTTDGGREIEGDDDAAE
- a CDS encoding DUF7520 family protein yields the protein MTAPRNDATEDDRARGERFDGPRLVIVLYVLLTAVGGVGGVLVATFVDGLTAPALYAVIPLPPTALGFGVYGAVTIATVLGIPLALVVYVSRRIDDPNAVDE
- a CDS encoding universal stress protein, which encodes MYHAVLGVDEDEEHARATAKEIVNLPGDGSETEVTIVHVFQDNPSGASATQVASVRAAQKILENAGITVDVTESSGDPADAIIEVSEEADADLIVVGGRKRSPAGKALFGSVTQTVILNGGCPVMVTGVIDDE
- a CDS encoding DUF4013 domain-containing protein, which encodes MPQISDAITYPTEHDDWVTTILIGGVLSVFGFLLLPLLPVYGYVVRVIRHSLEGDPRPPTFGDWEELVVDGAKAVLVGAVYMLIPGIVGGVTVGGSLVAIATGTRGGTATGIAGFVIGGLLTVLLSLVFGYVAVAAVVAFADERRVGAAFDLDILKPVVLSGAYATAWVFSLVVFLAASVLVGVLNGIPILGVVVGAFVFFYAQVVAARLWAGGYADARTEADGTTRPDVGGSVA
- a CDS encoding thioredoxin family protein translates to MNANSNPGPPVDQPDPEAMLDRLIEVGAIREDDDGTLRISAALHDIIDLYEQSYGDLPEQEFTEAVADAFGLDYSEAVRRIDEEGVTREEFVAYLSLRAHFEDEDEPVPDSLERATMASLVVDIAPATPVPQVMRELEDDEVESFLDANDRAVVFVWRLRCDPCESMKAELEETLGLLPDDVAVAGVDGEAVPTVRERFEVDVAPAVVCVADGRRAGIETGYQSPAAVADLVADAFGDD
- a CDS encoding ABC transporter ATP-binding protein; the protein is MLSVEDVDAYYGQSHILRDLSLHVEEGEVCALLGRNGAGKTTTLRSIAGARPPDVRDGAVRFKGDEITDRTTEDISSLGISLVPEERRVFPNLTVGENLHLSDVARNWSNIVGRDVSMDHPGMSTEEVYEVFPRLEERESQKAGTLSGGEQQMLAIARALKQDTDLLMLDEPYEGLAPQIIETVAAAIERIAEAGTTILLVEQNAVAAMNIADRAYVIDQGSIVFAGSSDELRDDEQTRERYLGV
- a CDS encoding ABC transporter ATP-binding protein, with amino-acid sequence MSLLRTDGLTKQFGGLVAVDEVSFEVDSGETRAVIGPNGAGKSTLINCITGALEPTAGSVEFSGEDITDLEPHETVQAGVSKSFQTASIFPEMTVRENVEISAIAAEHGSFSFDFLKRLSGFDGVHEITDRMLESVELLGDADVEAASLPYGDKRRLEIAIALASEPDLLLMDEPTAGMSPDETAATVDLVEQLQDELDLTILIVEHDMEIIFQIADRILVLNRGQVIADGTPEQVQESEEVQEAYLGGVEL
- a CDS encoding branched-chain amino acid ABC transporter permease, which translates into the protein MSGDRSDGGTDVVPDGGTVTEGTAGGSGGSALAGLRDRDDFVVVAMAAALVVFPFLLIDVLGAIGEVIGISIGGYSGLPSLVLIYGIIVIGFNLLLGYTGLLSFGHAAFFGSAAYSAALFSQVVPSPILMVIVGTIVATLLAWPIGFVSIRRSGVYFAVLTLTFGQALYFYALGPGAWLTNGDNGFSGIEAHGLFVGAIPLDAQLIPVFDSYTVMYAFAAVVMLIAVWVANRIINSPYGLIFEALGENEERVEFVGLNVFRYKLMAFVISAVFAGVGGAMFVIHEQYIHPTTGLYWIQSGDFVIMTVLGGTGSLVGPVFGALVFEYVANVISGVTLPVVGSIGSLWRFVLGAVFVFIVWVFPRGIYGAFSDLGSRLLGGGSEESAAADGGEHE
- a CDS encoding branched-chain amino acid ABC transporter permease, which encodes MPLQLDIASILLNGLQQGAIYALLGIGLTIILGTMEFLNLAHGALYLVGAYTGLIVFQETALTNGLLYSSGITTIGFEGGFLAALIVVPIVGFGVGLLMERFVAEPFYDRPETDQLLVTFGLALIVEETIKNVIGGNTFQSIAPQTIFGVNVSQPVNLPVVGLFPSWRLFIIVIAFVVIAATWLAIERTDFGLVVQAGTHDSEMVRILGIPINRSYSLVFALGAALAAFAGLIGASIQTLSPQIGTDQALLPAFLTIVVGGAGSVRGAIAGGLVLGLIISAMTQTYSQWAQIVLYLFVALMLVFRPEGLFGSGEVGE
- a CDS encoding substrate-binding protein, with product MARETTALSRRDVLKASGAAGAAGLTGLAGCAGGGGGGDSEYPSLGNYPVEGDEVVFGFNVPQSGSYSQEGADELRGYNLAVDHLNNGGGWADTWSDLSGDGVLGKTVTSVEGDTATNPDTARQSAQRMIDRDNAVMISGGSSSAVAIAVQGLCQEEKVQFQCCVTHSNDTTGPECVRYSFREMFNAYMTGQALAPVLSEEYGEDLNFYQLYADYSWGQTQQASMEKFFTEVGNWSQLESVATPLGTSDYSSYLSDVPRDETDVLVLNHYGLDAANSLPQALEAGLDQDMEIVVPLYNRLMAEAAADSIGGIFGTVDWSWQLDNSPSQAFVEEYRAEHDRAPSYAARIAYTQTMQYAAAAERAGTFYPPEVIRAMEGYEYDNAGLGSETLRKCDHQGQRDVLVTRGLPSGEQTEDRLLEVVNQTSRDKLGYACDAGPAAECELGEYGDE